GTCCGAGACTATAGTATCTTGGACCCCATGAGTGGCATTAACATATTGTGGGGTAGATCCTCAATAGTGGACTCAGATGAGACTGTGTGAGTGATAGCTACTTTGACCCACTCAGAAAAGGCATTCACCAAATATATATTAGATTCTACCAAAAAGGGGGCCAGCATAGTGATATTCAACCTAGATCAAGGGGACTTGGGGTATTCCCAAGGATGCAGAAGTGTTAAATTTGAGGGGCAAAACAGACAGAACAAGATTTAACCATTCTTTCAAGATCAGCATCAGTGTTTGGCCACCAAACCAAACTATGGGCCAGTTCCTTCATTAAAGTGATATCTGGGTGGGTGTCATGTAATTCTTTCCTGCTCAGTGGTGGGACTAGTAACCCTACAACCCCACAGAATGTATCTATCCTCAACACTTAGCTCGTCCTTTCTACTAAAGAGTGGCAACACCTCTGCCGTACATGTAATAAGTCGGTCTCTATCACAATACAGTGGCTAACCTTGGCCATCACTGGGTCTCTGCCAGTTCTTTCCTTAATTGCTGGGCATTAACAGGTCCTTTATCAGTAGTTTCCGTGAAGTTCATAATGTATTCATAATGTATTCATAATGATGGGTGTATTTTTCAGTGCATTAGCCAATGGCACCCTACGAAGGCCATTTGCATGGCCATTTTCCTTGTGCTGGATTTGTGTTTAAGAGTGTTGTTATATGCTTAAAGCATTATGGACCACCTGAGGATACGGGGAGAGGCTCTTTCAGGGAGGGATTAATTTGTTCTCACCAAACAAACCCAGTAGGGTCTGGTGGTCAGTGTAAACCACAAAGTACCTTCCATAAATGTATTGATGGAACTTTTTCACTGAAAATATTAGGGCAATCACCTCATTGTCTACTTGACTGCAGTTCAAGGAAAATACCAGTTTACTTACTGTTGGATTAGGTTCATTTTGCATGCGATTACTGTGCCGTCTGAGCACATGTAGAGTCtagtttataataatttattaacaataattgtttagaAATAGACTTCTGGGCATGTCAACagatgcctttttttttggatgaaaatattgcaacaaaaaaattcctgTTGTGCATGAATGAAATCCTGACCTGCAACTTGTAACCTTAAACCTGCAAGCTGCAATTTATTCCTTCTCTCTTTATATTTTCATATGTGCAGTCCTCAAATACATCCTCATTCCCAGGGTGTTTCATCCCTTAGGGTAGGTAGATGAGAGACCCTgtcttcaataataataattatcatcatcagtGTGTCTGGCATTCTACGTACTTCATGGCCTTGGAAGTGATTTCTTGCCCAACATTCTGCCTTCAATCACCACAggttaataatttaaaatattatgaatGGGGCTTTTATttagcaaaataattattttgcccAAATATGTGTGCAGATGTAGAAACAATAGGACACAAGGTCGCTTTCAAATTTCACACACCCGAGTGCACAAGGTCCCCTTCAAAGTTCACACACCCCAGTGCAAAATGTGAccaaaaatttgtttgaagTTTGGcctgttattttaattttttaggtTCAATGGATTCGTTGATCTTTGAAAGGACTGTTTGAGTTCATGTTGAGGATTCATTTGTCATACTTTCAAGTAAGTTGCTGTAGTGGTAGCATAAGAGACCACACAAGGGTGGCTCTTGCAATAGTTGATTTCATGCTCACTTATAGATGCCATCATGTAAAAGAGAAATAGATTAGCAATTAAGCATGTTGGCTAATGGGGTTAGCAGAGGTTACTCAGTTCATGTAAATAAGAAATCTGTGctgaatttaaaataattattgttcgtTAAAatagttcttttgtttttctgtcacGAATTATCGATATGTTTCTTAAGTGAAAGTttcaattttacaataactgagCAATTCCTTGAAATTAAGCTGAGTGGCTAAACTTTATCATCTATAACAAACAATTCACACATCAAATAattgcaatttcttttttccaagAATTAGGCACAGTACTTAACAAATTCAGCAATCTCGTTGGTTTTTTACGCAGTCCAGACTTTCCTAACTCTGCCCACGGGCAAGGTAATGCTTACGTgagttttttacttttttttagcaaGCCATTAAAGagcaaaagctttttttttccaaaacagctttttattagacaagaaagttgaaaaacaaaagctttcttttcaaaacagatttttATCACAgcattaaaatgaagaaattcctTCTTATCACGTCGATTAGTTCACTGCATGATGGGATGCCTATGGCAGGCTACTTTATAAAATGGGGTGATTTTGGACGTAAATTGACACATTTTTTTAAGtgttgaaattgttgaaattcTTTGCATTATCTGAAGCCATTGGCAAAAAAACATGGCTTCCAGTCACAGAGTGATGTTTACAGAGGTAACGTTCTACTGAAGCTTATGTACTGATATTAACATggaatttctttgaaatatttaatgGCGAAAGTTCTGCCACATTTATCTACTCTGTGCTTTGTGCTGAGTTGCATGGAGTGCAGACCTTAAACCAACAAGTTCACCAGGCGACTTTTGCTGATAGTCTGGTTGCTTAACGCAAAATTTGAGCCAGATCGTGACAAAGCGGACAAAAGTGCCAAACTTGGTATACAGTTTCCTTGGGATATGAGTATGAAATCTGAGATGGGtgcccaagaaaaaaaacttcctGTTACCGTATAAAATGGGAAATACTTTTCATCATTGTGCTGCTGTACACAAAttcagcaatctgattggttctttacACAGCTAGTCCAGATTTTCCTACGTATCTCTGCTCACAGGCATGGTAACACTTACCggagtttttttccttttgtttataAAGCCATTTAAGTGCAAAGgctttttttcagctttttattagacaataaagttgaaaaacaaaagctttcttttcaaaacaggtTTTTATTACACCattaaaatgaacaaaatccTCCTTACAACATCAATATTATTAGTTCACTGCATGATGGGATGCCTGTGACAGGCCACTTCATAAAATGGGGTGATTTTGGACGTAAATTGACACatttttttgaagttttgaatttgctgaaACTCTTTGCATTGTCTGAAGCCACTGGGAACCAAAACATGACTTCCAGCCTCAGGGTGATGTTTACAGAGCCCTACTGAACCTTGCCAAAGCTTATTAAAGATTGTGAGGAGATAAACATGGgatttcttcaaaagttcTGCTTCATTTATCGGCTTTGCTTTTTGTGCTGAGttgtgaaataaataaatctcccggccctccctttatattttttgtaaaaaaatgtgaccctcccctggaaagcagtaaaatttaagtgacccccctctttgttgtgtcaaatttatgctgatCCTCCCTCGttgggcaggcaaaaagttaatgaccctcccctgaattcctccAGGCCAtccccccttctaaaaaatgaatgctctcTAAGCTTTATTTGCACTGTATTGTATACTGAAGTGCTGAAAAATCACTAAactatcattaattattaacatGGCAAGTTGGAAATTCAATTGACATTGGTAACTTGAACCACTGCTTACTCAAACTGTTTTTGGTTTCCCTCCAGAGTTCCAGAGTTCTAGTTCTAGGGCTTCTACCAAATATCTGTTTCATCTCATGACCTTTCCAATTTGGTTGCCGTGGGAAGATACTAGGGTCCAGACCTCCCTGATACTGGAGTATTTTCCACCCATCATAGGTGTTTAATaacactctttttttttttgttttatagtgtatatttaacaattattcctcaagtccaaatgggctatgagttaatagcccatgaggccgaaagCCGAaagggctattgattcagaggctatgagggtgagaggaataattgttttagtaaaatcctaCTGGTTGGTTGAGACTAAatatctttcgcaagttaagactagacatcaatccttttttaccgccaaaacattacaaatatggcgggcgctactagtgggctataacatatggCCTACTAGtggctcaaccaatcagaacacagcattgatgatagatcactagttggattttactaaaacacaTAATTGTTTATTAGCATATTCAAAAGAGCcttcaaagtgatgaagagtGGCGCTTATTTTactgtgatagcactcttggttgctgagttattgaagattttgatttatgcaaattagatgacttctGATGTCAcaatgtggacacaaaatgacataaaatcacaaaaatggaatataattatctctgaagactttttctttatagaactgaaactttgaacagttgttacactcatcccaaagttccatgatatgtccaTTGTGACATTACCATGGAAACAcaggctccaggccctctccattcaaaaggtaaaatcagagttttcctccttcaaaaagtattatttgctcttgttgttcattcagtgcTTGTGAGTGAATATGGagattacacagcacaagcacaaagAAGTctgttagactctggagcaataaataaggcatttttcatttaagttaGAAATCTGGCAACAAGTATGTttctatggtgacatcataaccactatcacaATGTGTAGTTTTTGCAGCAGGTCAACCCTGCAagatttcaaccctgtagacttgtgtccacattgtgacatcaaaagtcctttaatttgcataaatcaaaatcttgaataccTTGGCAAccaagaatgctattacaataaaaggccattcttcatcacttggAAGCTCTTCCTAATCAGTTAATAAAACATTTCATGTCACATACACTTTATGGAATTCTCTGTCATGCcccaaaaatttaaatgcagttaaatttgattttagtCACACTTTTAAGTGAAGTGTATATTTGCAGGATTATATTATCATAACTTTTACTGGGCAAAGTATTAACTCTGCAATTTGAAAGGATTAAAGATTTTATTGATGTCCATCCACAGATCACGGAATTGTGCCAAGGTGACTTAAAGGGTTTTATTCAAGGCTTCCTGTGATGTCGATGCTGACAAGGGTATTTACTGGACGTTATCCTTAACATTAAGACATCTCTTGTCTTTAAGAAGTGTTGTGGTGCTTTTGTTGGGGTACAGTAGTGTAGAGAATCTTGTATTGTAGTCACATCTGCAAACGTGACTTCATAGTCTTGGCCTATGAGGACAAAAACCTGAACCCCAGCAATATTAAAGGCGGTCACAAACTTTTGTGTCTTGTGCTAAATACAGATATAAGAAGAAGTTAAAGACTGGAATGCCCTACTTTTCCTTtgcatttaatttattatccTAATCTTGAACAGTGGAacataaaaaagaaactgcATTGTTTAAAAGTTTCTAAACTGGAATGAATATACATAAGGCATATGCAACAGACTCCAATATTTTTGCAGTTATCTTTTATTGCTTTACAGTCAATGCAGAGTCTGTGTTTAATCCTGCTTGACTTTAAAGAGGTCTTGGTGATAGTAGTTGTAACCTTAAGCTTGTTGAGTGACCCTTATAATATTTGGAGCATAGAGGTCTTACAAGACCTTTGCAACAGgacaagaaatgtttgttttttacttggtTACAAATCAAAGCATCCTGTTTGTGGTAGATCTTGTATTAACACTTCCTTCCTTTCGAATGGCACAGTCTGAGTAAGAAACCTGCATCTAATCATTGTCAGTAATTATATCATATCAGatgacttttttatttttaagattttgCATACAAAAAAGGAGTAACAtctaagtgacttttgataaTGTTTGTGAGCTGTGGATTTACTCAAGCTTGCATAtctaaatatatatttttgtttccttgcaaataattattataatattaatttgatATGATACTAGGATGGCAACTTTCCCAGCACCTCAAGTGCCACATCACAGGATGCCCAAGAAAGCCGTTTCACAGGCCAGTCTCCAATCTCTGCTCTGAAAGTGACGCTTTTGAGCAGTGAATGGAGATCTACAAAGGGAGGCCTGTCAACCATTAACAGGGAGCTTGCCATTCAGTTGGCAAAACACAGGAATGTAGAAGTCAGTATGTATCTTCCTCAATGCAGTGAGGAAGATAAAAGAGCAGCAGCTGTGCACAATGTTTGCATCATTGAGGCAAAGGAGAAACCTGGATATGATCCAATTGACTGGTTGGCCACTATTCCAAGAGATCATGAAATGGACTTTGTGATAGGCCATGGAATCCATCTTGGACGACAGGTTGCTCTCATTAAAGAGGTACACCAGGAGTGCAAATGGATTCAGGTTGTTCATACTGACCCTGAAGAGCTTGGAATGTTCAAGAACTATGCTGATTCCATTGCCAAAGGGGAGGAAAAGCACCAAGCAGAGGTGGGTCTTTGTAAATTAGCTGAACAAGTTGTGGCCATTGGACCTAAACTAGAGGAAGCCTTCTCCTGCTACTTGCGACCTTCTGGGAAGGATCAAGATGTCTTGAATCTGACTCCGGGCATCTTCTCTGAGTTTGCTAATGTAACTCTAGCTGCTGAGGAAAGAAGAGGATTTCGTGTTTTAGTCTTTGGGCGTGGTGACGGGGAAGATTTCTATTTGAAAGGTTATGACATCGCTGCCCGTGCGGTTGCTGAGCTCTGCAAACATGAGCCACACCTCTTCAAACTTGTATTTGTTGGTGCGCCAAAAGGAGAAGAGgagaaagttaaagaaatgttGTTGAAAGAAGGCATTGCAGCAAGTCAACTAATTGTACGCAGTTATAAGGAAAGAGAGCAGCTTGCTGCACAATTTTGTGAAGCAGATCTCGCCATAATGCCATCAAGAAGTGAGGGCTTTGGATTGGCTGCACTTGAAGCTTTGTCTGCTGGTCTGCCTGTGCTTGTCAGTGGTAACTCTGGTCTTGGCGATGCCTTGAAAGAGTTGCCATTTGGTTCGAGCTGCGTTGTGAATTCAGAAGACGCAAGTGAGTGGGCTAAGGCAATCCGTGCAATTGATTACAAGAAAAGGAAGCTACGGCTCAGGGAAGGTGTGAAGGTTCGTGAAAGCTACGCAGAGGAATACCAGTGGGAAGAAGAATGCAGGAGACTTGTAGAGAGGATGCTTAATGTTGTTCAAGGTTAGTGTCTTAAAGTTAAGAAGAATTTATGTGGAAATAAAGATGTCAGCATCACAGATACACACACCGATTGTTTCAATGATATTTAAGAAGAGTTCGTCTTGGGAAACATTGAGAAttgagggaaacaaaattctctgttgcCCAAGGGATGAGTCGTtacgttattaattttgttatatatcgcaacaaaaaacaaaagacgcGCTGAGGTTCCAGCGACAACAGCAAGCCTCCTTCAACTGCACCCTCTGATCATGTGCAACAGCGGTCAACATTTTGCATGTAACAGCGAACTGTTTTCCGTTTGACGTCATAGTTTTGGCAATGTTAGCCGCTTATGGCATTTAGCCGTGAAGAGTTTCATCGTTAGATCACAAGTGACCATGAACTAGCCAGTGAATGGGCGAGCTGTAGCGGGAAAAACGCCAACTATATAAcaatttatcatgtcaaggtTACTTTTACAAAGACAAGAAGTCGCACAAATCTACATTGGAGGGGGCTCTTTCACGTTAGTCTTATGTAATGGTTGATATTTGTCTGATAGGAACTCAAGGGAAACAAcctgcaacaaaaacaacgagACAAGATTCATTGTTTACAGGCAAACACTCTGAAATTGCTATGAGATCTGAGAGCTGTGTAGAACCCACCCAAAGTGGAATTTTTTATGCAGGTAAAATCGTTTTCTTCATAactgtattttaatttacattttggGTAACTGTCTCTGGAGGCTGGTTAGTCAATTTGACAGAAGCTTAGACTGTGTTTGGATGAAGTTTCCATCTGAGAGGGACTGGTTTCTATATTTTTGCAAGGTTGCCTAGGATACCGCCTATTTgaagattttttattttttattttttaatatttcaagGCAGGGTTGGACATAAAGATGTCAGCATAACATACGCACTGACTgtttcattgaaattaataCTTTTACTTATATCATGTTTAGCTTGCTTAAGTTTGATTCAATAGAACTGAATAATAGGAAAACATGGACAAAGCAcatcaaatcaaaacaaacattgcATAATATGCACCACAACGAAACTAATGTAAAAAGCCATTCAGACTCGGGTGGCTAAGTGTCTCAGTACCATGTCCAGCAAAGTCTCACAAATGGAGGGAATGATGCTCGACCTGAGTAATTTATGCTATTCATAAATTTGGTGCAAGTCAGGGAGCCATTCAGTGTTTAGTGTGGTCACGCAACGCTATTCTCCGCAAATGGTTTGgacaacatttcttttcaccaCTCCAAGCAATCATCATTTGGGTTACATAAAGTAATGTAACCAATCATATTGTGTATTACATCTTGAGATCACAGCagataatccatcaaatagcATTTCATCGTATGCTCTGAGTGGTTAGTTTCAGTATCATGTGAGCAGATGGCTTTTCTTTTATCCATGAAGTGCACTCGAAAAAAACTGTTCTGATTAGTTGATTTTGAATTGGTGATGATCTTGAGAAATAAAAGTTTTAGTAGGTCCATATTAGGTACACCTAGCTCGCTggaattcatgtaaccatCGCTGAAGCGTATGACTGATGTTGCAGGGGTCAATTGGTCATTGGTTCAATTTTTGCCTTGGATCAGAATTTGTTTGAATTGTCATTCTACCTGTTGCTGTGCAACCGACAGATGACATTATTTTTTGTCTGGTTGGAACTAGAGGTAAACAACATACAACCAACAGGATTGACGATTGACAAGCAAACGATTGGAAACTGAAATTGATATATGATGGCCATGTAGAACCTACCCAAAGTGGAACTGCTTACACAAGTTAAAGCTTATTCTTCTCTGAAGTTATTGATTTACGTTCTGAGAATGGTCACTTGTTGTATCAGATCTTGTTTAAGTGTAATCTTCCAGGTGAGGGTAGTCCTGACaaggactgttgttgttgttgactgacgtttcgacatcCTGAGCGGAAGGCATCCTACTTGACTCTGAACATGAGTTCCGctcaggttgtcgaaacgtcagtcaacaacaacagtccttttcaggACTACCTTCATCCGCAAGATCACACTTGCACAAGGTATGTAACTCCCGGGTTCAAACCACTCTCAGTTGTTTTAAATCTCTCGGAAAGAAAGTTGATTAATCGGCTTTTAACGATCAATGTCCAGAAAATTATACATCAGGAATAACCCGGAGTATCTGCCTGTAGTGCAACTGAAAGTCAACATGGAGTGGCAACGTCTTTTTTATCAGGGCAAATATAATTTCGGCAGCTTAACTTTAAACCGTTAACTGTTTAGCTGGCAAAAGCACAAGCTGTCGTTGGCCCACTCATAACCCTAAGGGCCAGCTAGCATTTGCCCCATGCTTTGGGAGCGAGTTTTTTAATTCGGATTAGTGCGTTCCCCCTATTCCATCAACTTTTGGGCTTTTCCTTCGTCAGTTGGTGTCAAGTTGTGTGTTAAAAAACAACCCACAACTTCACTGTTTTAAGTTACAAAATCCTGTGAACTCGAGCGATTGAAGGCTGGCTCGTGCCTAGTGTAAAGATTTAGCGCATTTCCTGACATTTGCGTTATATCTTTTCGCCATAGTCTTCTGGTCGTGCGATTGTGTTGTCATCAttaacaaattttatttttctaacTCCAGTCTCACCAGAGAGACAATCTGCAGAGAAGCAAGGAAAAAGACCCTCACACGCGCATCTTAGTGCCTACCCACCCgacaagaaacaaagatgTGATGCAGACACCTTCAGAGGTAAGGCTTTGTCTATTTTATTGAGACGAGACTGTTTCATCAACTTAACGTggatttgaaaagaaaaaaatcataaataaTAACCATGTGgggttttcagtttttttttaatcaatctGTGAATTAAGTATTCTTAGATAGTCCCACTCCCCCGATTTTGGGGGAAGAATTAATTGGGAGTTAATGATAAATACCCAGATTGGTCTAAGGTATCATTATCAGTCTTAATAATTATGAGTAAATCTTCCATTGTTGTgccgtttttgttttccagtctTCAACGATAATTCGGTTGTTGTGAAGTTGCTGAAAGCAGAGTACAACAGACGAGCTCAGTTTAATCCTCTTCTCTGGGACGATGCAGTGAAATTACCGCTTGAAAATGTTTACACAAGGTTAAAAATTGTCTCAAGATGGAAACCAGACAGTGAAACCAGATCCCAGAGTGCTGTATTCTGGCTTGAGGACTCCTGGCTAGATAAGATTGGGGCAGGAGCGTGGGCTAATGAGGTGAATCCATGCGATATCTTTGGTGTGTTGAAGAAAGGTGATGACCCCATGATTCTAATAGAGGGTAGCCCAGGAATTGGTAAAACAACTTTCTGTCTTAAACTTGCCTATGATTGGGCAAATCAAAGTAGCTCTGCAGCAAGTTTTCCAGAGTTCGAACTAGTTCTGCTGTTAAAATGCCGAGATATTGATGGGGATCTAACGGAAGCCATCACAGAACAGCTTTTACCAAACGATATCAGCGAAGATATACGGAAAACGTTCTTCCATTTCTTAAAGGATATTCATAACCAAGAGAggattttaattattttagacGGCTTGGACGAGCTTCCGGAAAAATCAAGGCATCACGTGGACTTATTTCTCCGCCGAAGAATTTTATCGTTCTGTTATGTCTTGACTACAACGCGACAAGAAAAAGGAATTGAGGCCCGAAAACAGTTTGCATTTGATATTTCGCTAAAAATTGAAGGATTCACCGAGGAGGATTCGTTTGAGTACATCAGGAGACATTTCAAGAACGTCGGCCCAGGACAGTCATCCAAGGGAGAGAAGCTCATagaagaaatcaaagaaaaccaacTCTTGCGagacctacaaaaaaatccattACATTTACTTCTCCTTTGCGTTGTTTATCAAGATCATGAAGGAAAGCTGCCTTCTTCCCGGACTGATCTCTACCAAGTCATTGTCGTGTGTCTTCTGAGAAGATATTGTGCAAGACACAACGTGAAGGCTAGTAAAGAGGACATGGACTTGGAGAAACAATTTAAAAGGGACATCCGTTGCCTTGGAGAGCTGGCGTGGAATTGCCTTCTGAGCGATCgtcacagtttctttgaagAGGAGTTAGAAGaattggaaagaaaaagtgagaAATTGGTAGCCCGTAGACTGGGCTTTGTTTATAAGGAAGAAAGTTTGAAGGTATTGAAGCCACAACATGAATACTGCTTTCTTCACAAGTCGTTTCAAGAGTATCTGGCTGCGTCATACATTGCACATAAATTACAAAGAAACAAGTTTAATATATTTGAGCATTTAAACTTTGATGCCGTGGTAAAGAAATTTCTTCAGGTGTTCCTATTTCTTTGTGGGATCCTGCGTAAGGACGCAAGTATTCTGTTTGAACAGATTGGTGAGAAGCTAAAGAGTGACTGGGACTGGTACGAATGCAGTGAGGCAGCAGCAAATTTTTTCATGGAGAGCTGGAGTGAAAGTGGAAACGCTGAAGGAATGGCAAATACTCTTTGTTTATTCTTGCCTTTTCCACGGGTCGTGCACTTACTTTTCTATGACGATTTTGAATGTGAGGGCTGGAACCTGCTCAGAGTTTTATTCTTCTGCAGAAGATTTTCCAAGTTGGCGGCACCTGATGAAATTCACCTCGAAATAACTTTCTCTGACATCTTGTTCCATGCTTCAATTACAGTGAGAGACTTGGCATCTcttccaaatttaaaatctCTAGATATTTCTGAATGTGATGTGGATTTTGAATCGGCACATAAGCTTTTTCAGATTCTTCCCGATTTCGCTTCTTTAACGAAATTGGCGCTACCAGAAGTACCAGAAATGACCGACTGGGGGATTGCTGCTAAGGTCCTGACGACTAGCAAGACGTTAGAGAAGGTGGAATGTATTTTGTTAGGAGATAGGGGCGAAGGCTGGTTCAGAGCCTTTGATGCTGGATTGTGCGCTGATACAGCCATATCGTCTATTGATCTTACAATACGTGGCCCAATGAGGGAAACTGCGTTACAAGCTTTAGAGAATCTCTTGTTAAACAAATCACTGTCCTCTCTGTCTCTTACTGTAGACGGAGATATGTCATACTCCCTTGCTGTCACACTATCAAGAGCCCTTGCAGGCCAAACTGCTCTCAAGGTCCTGGAGTTGCGTGTAAATGGAAAGCTGAGTTTCTGTTGTGCTAATTTGATAGAACGAGGTATCGTCAACAATAACTCACTTTGTAACTTGGTAGTCTCTCTTCGTGGCGAGCTTCCGGTTAATTGGCAGGCGATTGCGGAGAATCTAAATATACGATTGACTGAGAAATCAACCGTTACCTTTCAAATCCACCCAAACACTTTCAGCCAAGTCACAGCTAGTCAGTTCTGGGGTTTTCGTGTTTGCGGGAAGATGTATGGgttctttgaacaaaaaagtgtCACTCTAAATGTTTGGGGTGAGTTAACTGTTGATGGTGCAAAAGCTATATATAGCTTCTTATCATTCCCAAGGGTATGTCACCTGACGTTAAATATCCATGGAAAATTAACCGATGACTTTCTTCACTGCACAGCAAGACATGTTGATAAGCAGAAACCTTTGTGCCCTATAACCATCAACACTTGGAACCAATTGACCAAAGAGGGTAAAGCTCTTTTCAAAGAACTTGAATTAGACAAGAATCGAGCTGTTACCTTAAATGTATGTGACGTGCACGTACCTTCAGATGAATCGGGTGATAACAAAATTGTGTCTATTGACAATGCTGAATCTCTCATTGAGCTTTTAGAGGGAGAGGAAAATAccggaaaagaaaacattgcagCTACAATCAATGTTCGGAGGAGGGACCCTTCATGCGATGACAGTGAGGACTTTCTTGGCCGCA
This portion of the Acropora palmata chromosome 13, jaAcrPala1.3, whole genome shotgun sequence genome encodes:
- the LOC141864545 gene encoding uncharacterized protein LOC141864545 isoform X6; translation: MLLKEGIRPSQLIVRSYKEREELAAQFGEADLAIMPSRSEGFGLAALEALSAGLPVLVSGNSGVGDALKELPFGASCIVNSEDTSEWAKAICAIHDKKRKLRLWEAVKIHESYAEKYHWQVECGRLVERMLNIIQETSTSPDQADAAVNLGEQGPSSVSESVSYPGATIQHIVGDAVSSGRENVIQEERPRTHPLPTTKGRRGLNAGIPERTSISQALAADDSTDQLTVVIPEGTSSGEMSKFGGTHGKQPATKTRQDSLFASKHSEIAMRSEICVRPTQSAISYAALAADDSIGQQTVFVPEGTLGGELSKFGETSTSPDQADAAVNLGEQGPSSVSESVSYPGATIQHIVGDAVSSGRENVIQEERPRTHPLPTTKGRRGLNAGIPEIFNDNSVVVKLLKAEYNRRAQFNPLLWDDAVKLPLENVYTRLKIVSRWKPDSETRSQSAVFWLEDSWLDKIGAGAWANEVNPCDIFGVLKKGDDPMILIEGSPGIGKTTFCLKLAYDWANQSSSAASFPEFELVLLLKCRDIDGDLTEAITEQLLPNDISEDIRKTFFHFLKDIHNQERILIILDGLDELPEKSRHHVDLFLRRRILSFCYVLTTTRQEKGIEARKQFAFDISLKIEGFTEEDSFEYIRRHFKNVGPGQSSKGEKLIEEIKENQLLRDLQKNPLHLLLLCVVYQDHEGKLPSSRTDLYQVIVVCLLRRYCARHNVKASKEDMDLEKQFKRDIRCLGELAWNCLLSDRHSFFEEELEELERKSEKLVARRLGFVYKEESLKVLKPQHEYCFLHKSFQEYLAASYIAHKLQRNKFNIFEHLNFDAVVKKFLQVFLFLCGILRKDASILFEQIGEKLKSDWDWYECSEAAANFFMESWSESGNAEGMANTLCLFLPFPRVVHLLFYDDFECEGWNLLRVLFFCRRFSKLAAPDEIHLEITFSDILFHASITVRDLASLPNLKSLDISECDVDFESAHKLFQILPDFASLTKLALPEVPEMTDWGIAAKVLTTSKTLEKVECILLGDRGEGWFRAFDAGLCADTAISSIDLTIRGPMRETALQALENLLLNKSLSSLSLTVDGDMSYSLAVTLSRALAGQTALKVLELRVNGKLSFCCANLIERGIVNNNSLCNLVVSLRGELPVNWQAIAENLNIRLTEKSTVTFQIHPNTFSQVTASQFWGFRVCGKMYGFFEQKSVTLNVWGELTVDGAKAIYSFLSFPRVCHLTLNIHGKLTDDFLHCTARHVDKQKPLCPITINTWNQLTKEGKALFKELELDKNRAVTLNVCDVHVPSDESGDNKIVSIDNAESLIELLEGEENTGKENIAATINVRRRDPSCDDSEDFLGRSWLLDLPRNCSLNSLTLTMNNFTPSSAQLSFTLISFLESCIALKSLNLTLNEYNDWEDTYASLLYEGLGSNTSLIFVTLTLNIYTRASNDSYFDFDGISDDDFVPNISMDSFTLTINDFIRRDLFGDDIIDSDWGLKLGGLWPSYKSLNTFNLTLNNRDDVSVTSFLEFFDAVMKVNSLRTLRLKMKGSGFRDYYPKYDFSELAVKSPSLELIELTLCHYRDACSWLETLKWEKQR